GACCAAAAGGACTTCGGCGTAAAAAAGCGGCTGTCCGATCTTTGATTGGATCCACTTCTCGAGGCGTAAAAGTCACACCGCACTCGGCAAGCGCAATGCGAATTGCAACGCAGAAAGGAGAAGCTCGGTATTCGTAGAGGGTAAACGGAGGCGCTTTCGATGATGCCATGGCCCTTATTATGACACGGAAGCTGACGGTTGCAAAGAGCGTTATTGGCTAAGAATGCGCAGTGGCCCTATTTTGCAAATTCTCGACTAAAAAATCAAAAACCCTCTGACTAATCAGAGGGTTCGGTTGACGGTTAGGCTTTCAATTACTTGATAGCAACTTGAGCGCCTTCAGCTTCCAATTTGGTTTTCATGGCTTCTGCATCTGTTTTCGAAACAGCTTGCTTGACCATTTTAGGAGCGCCATCGACCAAGTCTTTGGCTTCTTTCAGACCCAAGCCAGTCAATTCGCGAACGACTTTGATGACCTGAATTTTCTTATCGCCTGCAGCGATCAATTCCACATCGAATTCTGTCTTCTCTGCGGCAGCAGCAGGAGCGCCCGCAGCTGGCATCGCAGCCATCATCATTCCACCACCGGCAGCAGCCTTAACGCCCCATTTTTCTTCGAGCATCTTGACCAATTCAGCGGCTTCCAAAATGCTGAGAGCCGAAAGTTCATTCCCTAATTTTTCAATATCCGTTGCCATGTTTTACTCCTTATCCTTGTCTAATTTTGCTTGAATCACACCGACCACATGCGATGCTGGCGCATTAATTTGAGCGAGCAGTTTCGCCGGCACTCCATTAATCACACCCAACAATTGCGCACGCAATTCTTCCAAACCAGGCAAAGCCGCAAAGGCCTTCACTTTTGCCAGGTCTAATCTTACTCCGGCATTGAGCCCGGCCTTAATCTCGAACTTCGCACAAGCTTCTTGGTATTTCACCAAAACTTTTGCCGGAGCGACAGCATCGGTATCACTCCAAGCAATAGCCGTTGAATTTGCAAAGT
This region of Myxococcaceae bacterium genomic DNA includes:
- the rplL gene encoding 50S ribosomal protein L7/L12 — protein: MATDIEKLGNELSALSILEAAELVKMLEEKWGVKAAAGGGMMMAAMPAAGAPAAAAEKTEFDVELIAAGDKKIQVIKVVRELTGLGLKEAKDLVDGAPKMVKQAVSKTDAEAMKTKLEAEGAQVAIK
- a CDS encoding 50S ribosomal protein L10 codes for the protein MERTEKEEQIEFLKSVFGSAESIVLTSVQGLDAAQVSTLRRQLHDAGVGFKVIKNKLARIAADSTPVKALFEDFANSTAIAWSDTDAVAPAKVLVKYQEACAKFEIKAGLNAGVRLDLAKVKAFAALPGLEELRAQLLGVINGVPAKLLAQINAPASHVVGVIQAKLDKDKE